Proteins encoded in a region of the Pelmatolapia mariae isolate MD_Pm_ZW linkage group LG6, Pm_UMD_F_2, whole genome shotgun sequence genome:
- the LOC134628986 gene encoding 3',5'-cyclic-AMP phosphodiesterase 4C-like, with protein MKKSRSVLSVTGEEGNDTDITGAGEKAESSRYSRSYTSGSTLGAELRRGRSRRLSPSLQVPCWLRPRDRTRSPEVLGNASRPTTLPLRIPPRISITQADSDSCEAENGVSPGHTPLGSQSPSLTLHTTFPQGQRRESFLYRSDSDYDMSPKTVSRNSSLASEGHTAEDFIVTPFAQVLASLRSVRSNFTILANVSTPTVKRSPLGGVCVSPRATLSDQQYQQLALDTLEELDWCLDQLETIQTHRSVSEMASNKFKRMLNRELSHLSEMSRSGNQVSEYISSTFMDKQNEVEIPSPTLKDKPMSHISGVRKLSHSSSLSSASMPRFGVNTDHEDELAKELEDLDKWSFNIFRVSEFSNNRPLSCIMYAIFQERELLKTFRIPVDTFVTYVMTLEDHYHGNVAYHNSLHAADVTQSTHVLLSTPALDAVFTDLEILAALFAAAIHDVDHPGVSNQFLINTNSELALMYNDESVLENHHLAVGFKLLHQENCDIFQNLTKRQRQSLRKLVIDMVLATDMSKHMTLLADLKTMVETKKVTSSGVLLLDHYTERIQVLRNMVHCADLSNPTKPLPLYRQWTERIMEEFFRQGDKERERGMEISAMCDKHTASVEKSQVGFIDYIVHPLWETWADLVHPDAQELLDTLEENREWYLNTMPQSPSPPPDRHLQHDRFQFEITIEDLEQNNHNHIHMRNSSGRSGRKAICDNNDEDLTRDSQVEANGEEQNHAEDDKDEQENHNSEQNGVQEEEEEEEEEQEEKEAEEVQEEGQLEEEEAQTEKEEEANDVAQEEETKGEEEGEEEEEEEEGEEGGEEKGDCEEGGETAEVEEEIDGEEVEDEREEDIENEEAEEQEAKEEAEVEKEEALEQEEGDVEEEEEEVEDKAEDEEEIKENVEEEEAAAEQGEEEEEAPEEVEEEVQEEEES; from the exons ATGAAGAAGAGCCGCAGCGTGCTGTCGGTGACTGGAGaagag GGAAATGACACAGATATAACAGGTGCTGGGGAGAAGGCGGAGTCATCTCGCTACAGCCGATCGTATACGTCCGGGTCCACGCTGGGGGCTGAGTTACGCAGAGGGAGGAGCAGAAGACTCTCGCCAAGTCTCCAG GTACCTTGCTGGCTGCGACCTCGAGATCGCACCCGGTCACCAGAAGTCCTGGGCAACGCATCACGTCCCACAACTCTTCCCCTTCGTATCCCGCCTCGCATCTCCATCACACAAGCAGACTCTGACAg TTGCGAAGCAGAAAATGGCGTGTCCCCAGGTCACACCCCTTTGGGCTCCCAGAGTCCGAGCCTCACGCTCCACACGACCTTCCCCCAGGGCCAGAGAAGAGAGTCCTTCCTGTACCGCTCCGACTCGGACTACGACATGTCACCCAAGACGGTCTCACGGAACTCCTCCCTCGCCAGCGAAGG GCATACTGCAGAAGATTTTATTGTCACACCTTTTGCCCAA GTATTGGCTAGTCTGCGATCGGTACGGAGCAACTTCACCATCCTTGCCAACGTCTCCACACCGACCGTCAA gaggtCTCCTTTGGGTGGAGTGTGCGTCAGTCCTAGGGCGACACTATCAGACCAGCAGTACCAGCAGCTCGCCCTGGACAcactggaggagctggactgGTGCTTAGACCAGCTGGAGACCATCCAGACACACCGCTCTGTCAGCGAGATGGCCTCCAACAAG TTTAAGAGGATGCTGAACAGAGAGCTCTCTCACCTGTCAGAGATGAGTCGCTCCGGGAACCAGGTGTCTGAGTACATCTCCAGCACCTTCATGG acaAGCAGAATGAGGTGGAAATCCCGTCTCCGACTCTGAAAGATAAACCCATGAGTCACATCAGCGGAGTGAGGAAACTGTCTCACAGCTCCAGCCTCTCCAGCGCTTCCATGCCTCGCTTCGGCGTCAACACGGACCACGAGGATGAGCTTGCCAAG GAGCTGGAGGATCTGGACAAGTGGAGTTTTAACATATTCAGAGTATCAGAGTTTTCCAACAACAGACCTCTCAGCTGCATCATGTACGCCATCttccag GAGCGAGAGCTGTTGAAGACATTTCGTATCCCAGTCGACACCTTTGTCACTTACGTGATGACCCTGGAGGACCATTACCATGGAAACGTAGCGTACCACAACAGCCTCcatgctgcagatgtcacccagTCCACACATGTTCTTCTCTCCACACCTGCTCTTGAT GCTGTCTTCACTGACCTGGAAATCCTCGCCGCTCTATTTGCTGCAGCCATCCACGATGTAGACCATCCCGGAGTTTCCAATCAGTTCCTCATCAACACCA ACTCAGAGCTGGCCCTAATGTATAACGACGAGTCAGTATTGGAGAACCACCATCTCGCCGTGGGCTTCAAGCTTTTGCACCAAGAAAACTGTGACATTTTCCAGAACCTTACCAAGCGGCAGCGCCAGAGCCTTCGCAAGCTCGTCATCGATATG GTGTTAGCCACAGACATGTCCAAACACATGACACTGCTGGCTGATTTAAAGACAATGGTGGAGACCAAGAAGGTGACAAGTTCTGGCGTGCTACTTCTGGACCACTATACAGAACGAATACAG GTACTGAGGAACATGGTGCACTGTGCAGACCTGAGCAACCCCACCAAGCCCTTACCTTTATACAGACAGTGGACGGAGAGGATCATGGAGGAGTTCTTTCGGCAGGGCGACAAAGAACGCGAGAGAGGGATGGAGATCAGCGCCATGTGTGACAAACACACTGCGTCTGTGGAGAAAAGTCAG gTGGGCTTCATCGACTACATCGTCCACCCGCTGTGGGAGACGTGGGCCGACCTGGTTCATCCAGATGCTCAGGAGCTGCTGGACACGCTGGAAGAGAACAGGGAGTGGTACCTGAACACCATGCCCCAGTCTCCCTCGCCTCCTCCAGACAGACACCTCCAGCACGACCGCTTCCAGTTTGAGATCACTATTGAGGACCTGGAGCaaaacaaccacaaccacaTACACATGAGGAACAGCAGCGGGAGGAGCGGCCGGAAAGCCATCTGTGATAACAATGACGAGGACTTAACACGGGACAGCCAGGTGGAGGCAAACGGAGAGGAGCAGAATCATGCAGAAGATGACAAAGATGAGCAGgaaaatcacaacagtgaacAGAATGGAGtccaggaggaagaggaggaggaagaggaggagcaggaagagaaagaggCAGAGGAGGTGCAGGAAGAAGGGCaattagaagaagaagaagcacagacagagaaagaagaagaagccaatGATGTAGCACAAGAGGAGGAGACAAAAGGGGAGGAGGaaggtgaagaagaagaagaagaagaagaaggcgaggaagggggagaggagaAGGGAGACTGCGAGGAAGGTGGAGAAACTGCAGAAGTAGAAGAGGAAATAGATGGAGAAGAAGTAGAAGATGAGAGAGAAGAGGACATTGAAAATGAGGAAGCAGAAGAGCAGGAAGCGAAAGAGGAGGCAGAAGTGGAAAAAGAGGAGGCTTTGGAACAAGAGGAGGGGGATgttgaagaggaagaggaagaagtggaggataaagctgaggatgaggaggaaataaaggaaaatgtggaagaggaagaggcagcagcagagcagggagaggaggaggaggaggcaccAGAGGAGGTTGAGGAAGAAGtacaagaggaagaggagagctag
- the cdc37 gene encoding hsp90 co-chaperone Cdc37 isoform X2, whose protein sequence is MVEFQQRGEDLETSFAECRRLLEEAQGRLAYLEERMREGGEDKEREAELKKVQAEIKKLKQDEKSFEKLLEEHRKEEKKLPWNVDTISKDGFSKSVLNFKPLSKEEIGEEKVENHKNFLGKYGKEIKHFGMLRRWDDSQQYLSDHPHLVCEETANYLVVICIEYEIDEKHALMEQVAHQAIVMQFILDLAQMLKVDPRGCFRQFFSKIKTLDKLYQDAFEHELEMLKERVRSSAQTRMENAVKELEEEEIQKRLGPGGLDPVEVYESLPKEVKRSFDEKNIQMLQEAMSKLDPEEGKYHLKRCIDSGLWVPDSRGDEDGEEDGDEEED, encoded by the exons ATGGTAGAGTTTCAGCAGAGAGGGGAGGACCTGGAAACCAGCTTTGCAGAATGCAGGAGGCTATTAGAGGAAGCCCAGGGACGACTTGCATACCTAGAAGAAAGAATGAGGGAAGGAGGTGAGGATAAGGAGAGGGAGGCTGAGCTGAAAAAAGTCCAGGCAgaaataaagaaactgaaacaggATGAGAAGTCATTCGAGAAATTGCTAGAAGAACACcgaaaagaagagaagaagctGCCCTGGAATGTAGACACTATCAGCAAGGATGGTTTCAGCAAG AGTGTGCTCAACTTTAAGCCTTTATCAAAGGAGGAAATTGGGGAGGAAAAGGTGGAGAACCACAAGAACTTTCTGGGGAAGTATGGGAAAGAAATCAAACACTTTG GGATGCTGCGGCGCTGGGATGACAGTCAGCAGTATCTGTCAGACCACCCGCACCTGGTGTGCGAAGAGACTGCTAATTACCTTGTTGTCATCTGTATCGAGTACGAGATAGATGAG AAACACGCCCTGATGGAGCAGGTGGCCCACCAAGCCATCGTCATGCAGTTCATCTTGGATTTGGCTCAGATGCTGAAAGTTGACCCAAGAGGCTGCTTCAGACAGTTCTTCTCAAAGATCAAG ACTCTAGATAAGTTGTACCAAGATGCATTTGAGCATGAGCTGGAGATGCTAAAGGAGCGGGTCCGCAGTTCTGCACAGACTCGTATGGAGAACGCTGTGaaagagctggaggaggaggagatacaGAAGAGACTGGGCCCAGGTGGTTTGGACCCTGTAGAGGTCTATGAATCGCTACCAAAG GAGGTAAAGAGGAGCTTTGATGAGAAGAACATTCAGATGCTGCAAGAAGCTATGAGCAAGCTGGAccctgag GAAGGAAAATACCACCTGAAGAGGTGTATTGACTCTGGATTGTGGGTCCCTGATTCCAGAGGGGATGAGGATGGGGAGGAAGATGGGGACGAGGAAGAGGATTAA
- the cdc37 gene encoding hsp90 co-chaperone Cdc37 isoform X1, whose protein sequence is MSGIDYSVWDHVYVSDDEDVTCPFVDTPSLFRMRHRSRLEKMVEFQQRGEDLETSFAECRRLLEEAQGRLAYLEERMREGGEDKEREAELKKVQAEIKKLKQDEKSFEKLLEEHRKEEKKLPWNVDTISKDGFSKSVLNFKPLSKEEIGEEKVENHKNFLGKYGKEIKHFGMLRRWDDSQQYLSDHPHLVCEETANYLVVICIEYEIDEKHALMEQVAHQAIVMQFILDLAQMLKVDPRGCFRQFFSKIKTLDKLYQDAFEHELEMLKERVRSSAQTRMENAVKELEEEEIQKRLGPGGLDPVEVYESLPKEVKRSFDEKNIQMLQEAMSKLDPEEGKYHLKRCIDSGLWVPDSRGDEDGEEDGDEEED, encoded by the exons AGCCGGCTGGAGAAAATGGTAGAGTTTCAGCAGAGAGGGGAGGACCTGGAAACCAGCTTTGCAGAATGCAGGAGGCTATTAGAGGAAGCCCAGGGACGACTTGCATACCTAGAAGAAAGAATGAGGGAAGGAGGTGAGGATAAGGAGAGGGAGGCTGAGCTGAAAAAAGTCCAGGCAgaaataaagaaactgaaacaggATGAGAAGTCATTCGAGAAATTGCTAGAAGAACACcgaaaagaagagaagaagctGCCCTGGAATGTAGACACTATCAGCAAGGATGGTTTCAGCAAG AGTGTGCTCAACTTTAAGCCTTTATCAAAGGAGGAAATTGGGGAGGAAAAGGTGGAGAACCACAAGAACTTTCTGGGGAAGTATGGGAAAGAAATCAAACACTTTG GGATGCTGCGGCGCTGGGATGACAGTCAGCAGTATCTGTCAGACCACCCGCACCTGGTGTGCGAAGAGACTGCTAATTACCTTGTTGTCATCTGTATCGAGTACGAGATAGATGAG AAACACGCCCTGATGGAGCAGGTGGCCCACCAAGCCATCGTCATGCAGTTCATCTTGGATTTGGCTCAGATGCTGAAAGTTGACCCAAGAGGCTGCTTCAGACAGTTCTTCTCAAAGATCAAG ACTCTAGATAAGTTGTACCAAGATGCATTTGAGCATGAGCTGGAGATGCTAAAGGAGCGGGTCCGCAGTTCTGCACAGACTCGTATGGAGAACGCTGTGaaagagctggaggaggaggagatacaGAAGAGACTGGGCCCAGGTGGTTTGGACCCTGTAGAGGTCTATGAATCGCTACCAAAG GAGGTAAAGAGGAGCTTTGATGAGAAGAACATTCAGATGCTGCAAGAAGCTATGAGCAAGCTGGAccctgag GAAGGAAAATACCACCTGAAGAGGTGTATTGACTCTGGATTGTGGGTCCCTGATTCCAGAGGGGATGAGGATGGGGAGGAAGATGGGGACGAGGAAGAGGATTAA